In Mangifera indica cultivar Alphonso chromosome 14, CATAS_Mindica_2.1, whole genome shotgun sequence, the DNA window AAAGTCGAAGGACAGTTTCTAGTGGATTGTGGTGGAGTTGCACGAGTGGCTAATCGACGATGTAAGTTCtgtatactatataatttggttaaaagttttaaatattcattaataacTAGcacaattcaagttttttataccattttagcatgtgaaTTCCTTTTTAGCTATATTACGTCGACACTAAGATAATCATCGTTCATCTATTTCACAGTGTTGGACGATTGCCCACATATTCTTCATAGGACATGTCGAGATGGCCtagaagagttggcagaccacaccgataGGGGAGTATCAATTTTTTGGGCTCTTCACAAAGACGGTTGAGGCAGATTATACCCCGGggattgttttacaaaccataaaGAATGGtcaatataatatagtataatagtattttcattataatttacattaaattaatttataatctacACATCTAACCGTTCTAATTtctcactgtttataggttttcatccctataaactttgaCTGCGCACATTGGATAGTCAGAGTTATACATTTCTGTGATTGATCGATTATAGTGTACAACTCTGAGGTATCATACTCAGAGAATATAGGGTGTCTCGAACGGCAGATACGGTCGTACACAATATTCATACAGGCATTATTAGAGGCGATGaatttttggacagcttctgggCGTACACCACAACATGATCCCCTAATGTTATATCAAGCGATAGGTGTCCCTCAGTAGGGGGAAGGCTCCAGTGACTTTTTTGTTACGTTTTTTTGAATGTTTGACATTGTCACGGAGCGTAGATTTTCCCTGAGAGttgtctacctctatgcgtcagCGTTTAGTATCGcagttatattttcattgtatcgaatAGATCacagatgtatatttagttcaatcatgatttatttatcattctttaGATGTtgttgtgtatatatttattgtatgtgcttATGTGTATAATgtactttatctatcattatatatagatatgcatttgatttcattttttaaataattttgtcacagaaataattatataagatttgagtgatgttattaactttaaattatggtattaataaaatactcaaaaatattttcagcatgaatatcattattgtttatttaatattgtttaggtttaatgacataatttattgatttttataagttcAGCTTAATACATAGGTAAAGTATACATTAATCAAATCAGGAaaagttaattctaataattggAAGAATAATgctcattctaacaaatatgaaatgaagaaattattcacactaaatttattacataacatgtgaatacaattacacatttgaaacaataatcaaaattatcgATTACATATCATTTGAACAACAATCatgaatcatataattaataaaactaaatagaagcTTATCAAGATCTCGAGTCTTTACCTTTTTTGGATGAACATTGTTGGGTGGAGCTTGGGACTGGTGCTAGGCTTTTACATTAGGTTCAGACATGTCTTGAATCCTTACAACGACTGCAAATCTtgggtgtaacattttctccctGTGAAAGACATCGATTTTTGTTGGAAGGACAAATCGGACGATGATTATCAAGAACAGGGGGAaagataactctttcttcttaTGCATGCAACCATTCTGATTGGTTTCTAAGAGGATTGACAGGTTCTTGATATATTGCACGATAGAACTCGGTGCAaaagaatggatgaactcatgcattgacatttgtaaGCCTCATGTGTCTTACAACAGCAATAGCATGCTTACAcagaatacgtgaaagctgaaactttctacacgtacaagacatttcattgaagtccacaatGCCCATGTATCTACTAAAACTAataacctgataccgagtaggtgtaattggTCGAACCTCTAAGCGTACAGACTTTGACAGACGACGATTGATCTTCTCCTCTGTCCAAGGGGTGACGAAGTTAggacattcatctgtaatttgaaaaaaatattaacaacgcatatgttaataacaaatataaggGAAGAAATACATGTATAAATACATAGTTATTAACAATTAGGTacatacttgcatggtttctcctttCGTAAAACCATCATTGCAAGGTACCACGAATGAACTTGACAAGCTTCGTGATAGACAGACCCCGTGCATATCTaacaagagtgttaaatgacTCCGCAATATTAGTTATCATAATGTTGTATCGATGCCTTAGAAAATGTGTTCTTCTCCATTGCTCAAATCAGATCTCACATAGATAAACCCCAGTTTGAGGGTCTATCACTCAAATTTTATCTCACATAAATAAACACCAGCCTCAAATTCTGCTTCTGTATATGATTTCACGGCTTTTCAATATGCACCCGCAACCTGTaagataacaaataatataagaactttatgatcaaaatttataaaaatgttaaacagaataaaattttaatatatgtttaaacaCGTTACCTTTGAGTCTTGTTTGTACTTTACTCACATGTTACATAGAAGTTGAAGATAACAACATCCATGATGGGCATTTGGAAAGACGTCATCCTTCACTCTCATCTGGAAAGACGTCATcttattgaatataaatgagagtgagagtgggtgtttgagtaatatgagaagtgtgtgtaataagagtgaaaGTTTAcatagatgtggtgaagggtaattttggtctttaaaaaaaagtttaggacATTACGAATAGgaaaaatgaacatttttgcttaataaaaaggtaaaatggataattaatataatttctctttttaaaatattttttatttaagaaaaaaattaaaataaaatttaaattatcttaataatattttaatacctaattgTGGAATGTTAATTAGATTTTCCTAGCAAGTCACCCTTATTAATAATCAAAGACCTATAACATCCATacaattattgaaaatttcCTTGAGACAATTGcgcttttaataatttaaaagaacaAATCATAATGGTTTCTTACgatttttgtaaatttgaatGTGTTTCACTTTAGTCAATCCCATAAAAGTTTTTAACATTCgtgtcattaaatataattccTCACTGATAAAAGTGGCCGACAGTCTATTTATACTTTATCATCTTAATCTCAGATTAAGAATTATCAACGTTGAGATTATACTACATATATCATTtcttaaaagaaacaaattagttttaactatttattttaaaaagatacAAGAGGCAATTcaaaagggaaaattaaataaataaatactaaaactaGATACACAATacccaattacataatgatatattattattgatacttCATTTGATACTtaacacttattttaataagaaatagtattgctcaaaaataaataattgcataaaatttatttactctACTCCCAAAAACCATAAATTGATCATCCTTCATGTTTACCAGCATAAATCACTGACCCAAGTCTTAGAACAAGCAATCACAACCATTTCAAAGAATCAATGATAATTATTGTCATTATGATGCAAACTTCATATGCACTAAAAAAGGAACAGAAGTTACACAAGCATTTTTATGTGACCTTCTATATCAAGTCTAGTGTTAACAAAATCTTACAGGAATGAACAAAATAATCATGTAACTTTACAAACGAAAACTCAGATTTCCATCCTAGCCTCACTTCTAGTTCCTCACTTAGGGGATGTTGAATAGATGCAtgtaatcaaaccaaattttcgATGACTATATATATGATGAAAACATGTATGAACAAATgctaaattacataatattttcactataaagaatgaaaaaactAGCAGAGCCAAGTGCCTGGCTAAGAAAAGCAAGCAGATGGGGTTACAAATGCATGTATACAAGTCTTTAGCATCCAGCTGCTTTCAAGAATTTATCATAAGGGCTTGAGGGTGGCAAACGCAAAGAATACCGTCCAAATTCATGCGAGCAGAGGGCCAGCTCATCCCTTGCTTGGACTTGATCCTTATTAATTAACTTGAGATTTCCTTCTGGAAGACCCACATTCTGAAACAACAGAcaattttgcatatataaaattCCTCCAACCTTGCATGTCCatgcaataaaaattttaatctaaacaaGATTTTTGTGTGAGAGCAATGTAACCGACACAATGGAATTCATGTTTCTAAATAATAAGTGATCTCACATTTTCAGCTACTTTCTCAACCAAATTGTTCTACTACTAAATTATTCtctcccaaaaaaaaagaaaacgcTCAAGAAACAACATTTAGTCAGTTTTTTTGCAGTGTTAAGGGTGACATAAAAAATtgccaaaaaatatattaatctattAATGAAGATGATTACTACTTATATTGGTAATTAATCAACTTACCATGTTTGGAAAAGTGGGGCTGTTGTGCCCCCCAAATTCACTAGAAACAACTATTTCCTTGGTTTCCTGTTGATGCTTGAAACTTTTAAGCACTGACATCTTCTGCTGTTTGCCAGCTACAAGGGCCTCACACTGGGTCTTCATTTGGTCATAAGGTATGGGAGTAGAGGAAACCGGCAAGCTTGCAACTTGTTGAGCAGATTTCAAAACCTATGATCAAGAGAAACGCTTTCAATCACTGAGCATAAGCAATTACATATTTTAACCCACAAATAACAAGGGCATTTTTAACAAAGGCTGGTTCTCAATATCCAACAACTATAAACTACTTCCTTTTTGCTTGGGCACCACTTTTCATGTAAAATCAACAGAAAAAAGTCAGAAATAAATGCAGTTACATcatataaaaaagagaaaaggataTTGTAAATGGACAATGGGATGTTGGAGAAGTCTTGCTGACAAAGAATATCCTAGTTTAGCCGTTAATCTGGTTGATTATAATTCCTTCAACAAAACGTTTAAAATCAGTAATTCCCTCCAACAACCATTAAAATCAGAGGTAAGGTGGAAGCACTTAAGCATTTTTTGAGTTTGATCAAATGCATATATAGGAAGTTTGAAACTGAATTTCCAAATACTGATATTTCATTTTgaccaaaattcatatttcagaCTAAATTCCAACCGTTTTTCCAGGTTTTATATACATTTTGGACATTTATAATTGTAGTAATGCAATACACAATAACAAAACCATCTACCGTGCATTTCAAacttatcttcaaaataatattgaaattaccaatagaaaataatttaaagagaTGAAGAGTCAAAACAACCATCTTACCGATTCCAAAAGCTCATCAACACTTAGAACGTCATGTGAATTAATTGATAGTGATGTTTTTCTATCCGACTGGCTTttgtagaaaataatttaaagagaTGAAGAGTCAAAACAACCATCTTACCGATTCCAAAAGCTCATCAACACTTAGAACGTCATGTGAATTAATTGATAGTGATGTTTTTCTATCCGACTGGCTTCCAAAAGCTTCGGTAAAGGCCTCTTCATCGGTCAAGACTGCCAAAGGCATGACCTGAAAGAAAACCATTTTTGAAACAATCGCAGGCATGCTATTCTCTACATTCATAATGGACATATTTTCCAGGTTCCACTTACCTCGTCAAAGGCCTGTAACTCCATTCGTGCAAGAGGAGAACATGGCTGTGGAGTCTCCATAAATAATGGAGCTCCTAATGGATATGCATCATCAAgggaaaatccttcaaaaagttGTTCCTTCATGCCTGATAACTCGTCCTGGAGGAGGACATCTACCGGTCAATATAAATCTAgcaaattgatattaaaaagaaataccATTAAAGGTCACTAAAATCTTCTTCAAAGAGGTCAGAACTTTTCATTTGGAGAATATCACCCAAAAACTAGTGACCTAAACAAAGTCTTGTCTGAAAAATTCAACAACAATTAAAACATATAGTCAGACATCAGATACATTTCTTCTACCAATAGTTTTGAGTACTTTTGTTAACCACCATAGCAGGGGGCAAAAATGGGTGCAAACTTGCAGCAATCCAATTTTCTCTTGATCCACTAGTTAGTGTTTGATGAAAATGGtatatgaatgattttttttattttcctatgtCCTGACATGATTTCTTAAATTTGTCTCACTAGCATTTCCACCATGTATAACGTACGCCACATTTTCTCTTGAAAGGATTCAAAATGTGATTCATGGTTAATGCATGCTGATGTCAACATACAATTAAGAATGCCACTAACACAAGCGCCTGAACAGTCATTCAAAACCATTCTGTCATTAATAATTATCCCTTCAATGAATGAATGCTCTATAATTTAATCATCAGTCCAAGCAAGGCCATAATTTTGGTTAATGGCCACCATTTTAAGTGCTGATCACCATGACCCTGTCTGCAAAATGCAGATTTGATCCTCAACTACTTCACAAGCTTTTTACCAGAGAGAAAATAATACACCATAAACCTTATGTATAGTGGAGCACACAAATATAAATTGGTAAATCACCTCTGGCAATTTTGCAAATTTAGTCATTATTTGGGATATCACAATTTCCTTCAACTGATGGTCATTTAATTCTATTGCAGACAAAGATTTCAGTGCACAAACTTCATCTTCCTCTGAACCATATGCTATCTTCATCTTACCAGATTCTGCATATACAGCCTGCAGTCTGATATCTTCGACTAACTCAAGAAATGGATCAACCTGTTGAAAGGTAACAGATACACATATATTAAAGGAAGCTCAAAATGGAACTTCAATTGCTCGCAGAGAGATTAAGAAGAAAATGGCCTTATTCTGAAGGGTAAGGATAGAGACTAACTGTTTGTTCAGTCAGAGATGATTTAACAATGGGAATTAGCTCTAGCAGATTGCCTGCCCTCGCTGAAAAAATAAGCATGTAAGAAGCCAAAGTGAAAAGCGATCTTCTACAAGATGGTTGGAGGCCTCCTTCAATATGCATTAAAGACAAAAAGGAAATGGCATAAGTAATGATTCTCAACAGCTCCATGCATATGTCTCACTTTCTCACAGCAAATCATATCATGAGAAATGCTTTAAATGGATACTTCTGCAGGTGTTATATGGTATAAACTGATTCAGACTATAGGTGAGCTGCATATCATTTGTATTATCATATTTTGCAAAGACAAATAGGCCAATGTAAAATTACCCATTTTATAACTTGAATGCGAAAAGAAGAAGTTCATTATGATCCAGAGCaacaaacaaatattatcttaaatggcttgattgaaaaatgaattaaacCATTTCCATTGGATACAACTTACCTTCTTGGTCCAAAGAGATGCTCCGAAGTGAAAAAGCAAGCTGAAAACACCGAACTAAGGCCATGTGGCTGGAAGTCTGTCATCGCCAAAATAATAACCATGGATGTCACGTACAGtaggaaaataaacaaaaaatttctatCAAACTTCAGACATGCCATGAAAACTCAGAGGAAAATGATACGACAATGCAAAATCTGTTCCacctttttcaaaaatatctgAAAAGGAACACAtaggagagaaaagtaaaaacaatagGAAACGGCATAAACATGAATCACCTTAAATCGCGTAAACAATAAAGCAATGTTATAAGTGTGAGCCATAGCCTCAAAATTTGCTGGGTTATTTTCTGCAGATGTTGCCTGAACCCAGATTGATGAAAGCAAAAGACTCACTTGATGGCTACTTAGTCGGAAGGAAGTTATCTGCAGGAAATTATTTAGACACATAGATGATTAAACAGAATTTCTAAAAACactctttaaatttaaagtatagGAGTTTCATACTGTTTTTCCATCAGTCAGAGCACGCTTAAAGCTATATGAATGACTATGAGAGTGTTTCACATCCACATCGGGTACCCGACTTTCCTCTTGCAGTCCTCCATCCATGagttcttctttctctttactTTCATCCTGAAAGGAGAAACTTCCACTCCTTACTTTCCATGACGCAGAGGGCAAGATGCCAGAAACAGCTTGTGAAGTATCCTTTCCCAGATCTGACCAAGGGGAGACCAGGGATGGCATTAGCACAACAGAGAAAACACTGTGCGCCCCAACTCGGGTTTCATGGTCTGGATGAGCCATAGCTAGAAGTAACTGATGAAACAGAGCATCAGGAAAAGCCTGAAACAGAAATCCtcaaaaattagatatttactCAAATTTCTCAAAACTGATCAGTATACTGCAATTTCAACAATTACACTTGCCTTCTTGTGATATGATATGTTTGGGATGGAAGAGACAATCTGAGCAGTCCTATGGACAGCTGAGATTGTTGTTCTAGCAATAACagtattatttgaaatattctctAACAACCCAGACATCATATCAAGAATCGGTCCCGCATCACCAACCTGTTCATTACAATCAGTTGTGCAACAGTTGGGTACATGGCATCctgcataaatatttttaactcaCACTTTACAGCATAAACAATCACAAACCTTCTTTGAGAGCTGTGAGATGCAATTTTCTAAGGCATATTGAAGATCAGCATTCCATTTAACCATACTATCCACAGAATTAGATAATTCAGCTGCATTTTGCAGGCATTTCCGTAACTGTTTAATCAAGTCAGTTATTGCACCAATGATAGCAACAGAGGCCCACAGCTTTGCATTTTGTGTGAGTTGTGTGGCAATGTCAACAATATGAATCTGTACATTAGGTTTTTTGGCAACATTCTTATGATCCAAGTGCTTGATCAAGATAGATAGCAACAGGTGGGAGTTTTCTCCTGgagattaaacaaaaaaaaaaaaaaaaaatcatatcaacTATAaccacagaaaaaaaaaaaaaaaatgcagcaAGATGTAGCATTAAGATTTCATATGTAACCTGATTCCTCCAAAAGTGACTGCAGGAACAATATAACAGAACAGGCAACTCCTGTATCTGATGACCAGTGATTTTCAACATCAAAATGATGGAAAAGGGGTTCAAGCACACGCCTGACTGTTGTAGCTTCCTTAGCCAACCGGGCTATATTATTCAAGCAAACTTTGGACCAGTAAGAGGAGCACTTGGAAGTGTCACTGTAAATTTGGCAAATAAAGCTAAGTATGCTAACTACAAACAAGAAATC includes these proteins:
- the LOC123196386 gene encoding protein SEMI-ROLLED LEAF 2-like isoform X2, which gives rise to MGVMSRRVVPVCGNLCFFCPSMRARSRHPVKRYKKLLTELFPRNQDAEPNDRKIVKLCEYSLKNPLRIPKITDQLEQRCYKDLRNENFGSVKVVACIYKKLLSSCKGHTPLFASSLLGIVRTLLEQTQQDEMQILACSILIDFINGQMDSTYMFNLEGLIPKLCQLAQEVGDDERALRLRAAGMQALANMVWFMGEQSHISMDFDNIISVILENYLDLQMKPEDGKEARQRSQSQDQWVQGVLKEEPHGSSFPDMSKRVSSLRNPVTKPDLYSTTDTSKCSSYWSKVCLNNIARLAKEATTVRRVLEPLFHHFDVENHWSSDTGVACSVILFLQSLLEESGENSHLLLSILIKHLDHKNVAKKPNVQIHIVDIATQLTQNAKLWASVAIIGAITDLIKQLRKCLQNAAELSNSVDSMVKWNADLQYALENCISQLSKKVGDAGPILDMMSGLLENISNNTVIARTTISAVHRTAQIVSSIPNISYHKKAFPDALFHQLLLAMAHPDHETRVGAHSVFSVVLMPSLVSPWSDLGKDTSQAVSGILPSASWKVRSGSFSFQDESKEKEELMDGGLQEESRVPDVDVKHSHSHSYSFKRALTDGKTITSFRLSSHQVSLLLSSIWVQATSAENNPANFEAMAHTYNIALLFTRFKTSSHMALVRCFQLAFSLRSISLDQEGGLQPSCRRSLFTLASYMLIFSARAGNLLELIPIVKSSLTEQTVDPFLELVEDIRLQAVYAESGKMKIAYGSEEDEVCALKSLSAIELNDHQLKEIVISQIMTKFAKLPEDELSGMKEQLFEGFSLDDAYPLGAPLFMETPQPCSPLARMELQAFDEVMPLAVLTDEEAFTEAFGSQSDRKTSLSINSHDVLSVDELLESVLKSAQQVASLPVSSTPIPYDQMKTQCEALVAGKQQKMSVLKSFKHQQETKEIVVSSEFGGHNSPTFPNMNVGLPEGNLKLINKDQVQARDELALCSHEFGRYSLRLPPSSPYDKFLKAAGC
- the LOC123196386 gene encoding protein SEMI-ROLLED LEAF 2-like isoform X1 — protein: MGVMSRRVVPVCGNLCFFCPSMRARSRHPVKRYKKLLTELFPRNQDAEPNDRKIVKLCEYSLKNPLRIPKITDQLEQRCYKDLRNENFGSVKVVACIYKKLLSSCKGHTPLFASSLLGIVRTLLEQTQQDEMQILACSILIDFINGQMDSTYMFNLEGLIPKLCQLAQEVGDDERALRLRAAGMQALANMVWFMGEQSHISMDFDNIISVILENYLDLQMKPEDGKEARQRSQSQDQWVQGVLKEEPHGSSFPDMSKRVSSLRNPVTKPDLYSTTDTSKCSSYWSKVCLNNIARLAKEATTVRRVLEPLFHHFDVENHWSSDTGVACSVILFLQSLLEESGENSHLLLSILIKHLDHKNVAKKPNVQIHIVDIATQLTQNAKLWASVAIIGAITDLIKQLRKCLQNAAELSNSVDSMVKWNADLQYALENCISQLSKKVGDAGPILDMMSGLLENISNNTVIARTTISAVHRTAQIVSSIPNISYHKKAFPDALFHQLLLAMAHPDHETRVGAHSVFSVVLMPSLVSPWSDLGKDTSQAVSGILPSASWKVRSGSFSFQDESKEKEELMDGGLQEESRVPDVDVKHSHSHSYSFKRALTDGKTITSFRLSSHQVSLLLSSIWVQATSAENNPANFEAMAHTYNIALLFTRFKTSSHMALVRCFQLAFSLRSISLDQEGGLQPSCRRSLFTLASYMLIFSARAGNLLELIPIVKSSLTEQTVDPFLELVEDIRLQAVYAESGKMKIAYGSEEDEVCALKSLSAIELNDHQLKEIVISQIMTKFAKLPEDELSGMKEQLFEGFSLDDAYPLGAPLFMETPQPCSPLARMELQAFDEVMPLAVLTDEEAFTEAFGSQSDRKTSLSINSHDVLSVDELLESVLKSAQQVASLPVSSTPIPYDQMKTQCEALVAGKQQKMSVLKSFKHQQETKEIVVSSEFGGHNSPTFPNMNVGLPEGNLKLINKDQVQARDELALCSHEFGRYSLRLPPSSPYDKFLKAAGC